The window TACATTCCCTGAAATTTCAAGTGTAGGACTTACAGAAGAGCAGGCGACTTCTTCGGGTATAGATGCAGAATCTTCAAAGTTTCCGTTTCAGGCACTCGGCAGAGCGGTTGCTTCTTCACAGACACAGGGTTTTGTTAAAATTGTATTTGATAAAAAAACCAGAGAGGTTCTCGGTTGTCAGATTATAGGCCCTTGTGCAACAGAACTTATTGCCGAGGTCTCACTTGCAATCCGGATGCAGGCAACTGTGAAAGATATTGCAAATACAATCCATGCCCATCCAACATTCTCAGAGGCAATTCAGGAAGCAGCATATGCAAGCCTTGAAGGCGCGCTACACCTGCCGTAACAGTGGTGAAGAGATTGTGGAAAATATTTTATTTGAAAAGAGGCTAAAAAAGACAGAAGCATTAAGACAAAAAGGTATCTCACCTTATTCAGGGGGGTTTAAGAAAAGTCTATCCTGTTGTGAAGCAGAGCAAAAATTTACTGAAGAATTACAGGTAAGCCTTGCAGGAAGACTTATGTCAGTAAGAGCCCATGGGAAAAGCGTATTTGCAGATATCAAGGATTTAACGGGCAGGATTCAGGTCTATGCAAAGATAGATATATTGGGCGAAAATGAATTTGAAACTTTTAAAGGTTTAGATATCGGAGATATTATAGGTGTAGAAGGAAAACTTTTTAAGACAAGAACAGGACAGGTTACGGTTGTTATAGAAAGGTTTAAGATTCTTTCAAAATCATTGAAGGTATTGCCTGAAAAGTGGCATGGATTAAAAGATACTGAAATAAGATACAGACAGAGATTTCTTGATATTATAATGAATAATGAGGTTCGTTGCATATTTGAAAAAAGGTCAAAAATAGTATCATCCATCAGGCAGTACTTGGAGAAACAAGGTTTTATTGAGGTTGAAACTCCTGTATTACAGAGCATACCCGGTGGTGCCATTGCAAAGCCGTTTATTACGCATCATAATGCACTCGGGACGGATCTATACCTAAGAATTGCACCCGAGCTATACTTAAAAAGACTTCTTATTGCAGGGTTTGAAAAAGTTTTTGAGATAGGTAAAAATTTCAGGAATGAAGGTATATCCACAAAGCATAATCCTGAGTTCACAATGCTTGAAGCGTATCAGGCATACTCTGATTATGGCGATATGATGAGTCTTTGTGAAGGTATTATAAAATTTGCTTCAAAAAATGTACTGGGGGCAGAAGAGATTGAATATGAAGGTAAAAAAATCATTTTATCAGGGCAATGGAAAAGATTAGATTTTTTTGATACATTAAACTGTGTTGCAGGAGAAGATTTATCTAAGAAAAAAGAACAAGAACTAAGAGAGGTTGCAAAAAAAATAAGGGTTGATGTATCACATACACTGACAAGGGCGAAGATATTAGACGAGCTTTTAAAAAAATGTGTGGGACCTACACTTATTCAGCCTACATTTTTTGTGGACTATCCGGTAGAGCTTTCGCCTTTTGCTAAAAGAAAACAGGATAACCCTGTCCTTGTTGAGAGGTTCCAGTTGTTTATAGGAGGGCTTGAGGTTGCAAATGCATTCTCTGAACTGAATGACCCGGTGGACCAGAAAAAAAGATTTGAGGAACAGATTCAGGCAAAAGAGAAAGGAGACGCTGATGCGCATTTTATGGATGAGGATTTTATCAATGCCCTTGAGTATGGTATGCCGCCTGCAGGAGGACTTGGTATAGGAATTGATAGGCTTATTATGTTGCTCTGCGGAAAAGACTCTATAAGGGAGGTGATTCTTTTCCCGCAGTTAAAGAAACAAGAAATATGAGATATGAGTACTGGATAAGTTACAGGTATCTAAAAGCAAAAAGACTTGAAAAATTTGTTTCTCTTATCAGTGTTTTTTCAATATTCGGTGTTGCCATAGGGGTAATGGCGTTGATAGTTGTAATAGGAGTGATGCGGGGTTTTAGTACCGAATTAAAAAGAAAAATCATCGGGATGAATGCAAGCATAGTGGTAGAGAAACAGGGTGGTATTGAAGATTATGAGAAAATACTGGAAAAG is drawn from bacterium Unc6 and contains these coding sequences:
- a CDS encoding lysine--tRNA ligase; the encoded protein is MQALKARYTCRNSGEEIVENILFEKRLKKTEALRQKGISPYSGGFKKSLSCCEAEQKFTEELQVSLAGRLMSVRAHGKSVFADIKDLTGRIQVYAKIDILGENEFETFKGLDIGDIIGVEGKLFKTRTGQVTVVIERFKILSKSLKVLPEKWHGLKDTEIRYRQRFLDIIMNNEVRCIFEKRSKIVSSIRQYLEKQGFIEVETPVLQSIPGGAIAKPFITHHNALGTDLYLRIAPELYLKRLLIAGFEKVFEIGKNFRNEGISTKHNPEFTMLEAYQAYSDYGDMMSLCEGIIKFASKNVLGAEEIEYEGKKIILSGQWKRLDFFDTLNCVAGEDLSKKKEQELREVAKKIRVDVSHTLTRAKILDELLKKCVGPTLIQPTFFVDYPVELSPFAKRKQDNPVLVERFQLFIGGLEVANAFSELNDPVDQKKRFEEQIQAKEKGDADAHFMDEDFINALEYGMPPAGGLGIGIDRLIMLLCGKDSIREVILFPQLKKQEI